From one Longimicrobium sp. genomic stretch:
- the hisIE gene encoding bifunctional phosphoribosyl-AMP cyclohydrolase/phosphoribosyl-ATP diphosphatase HisIE, with protein sequence MPWTDQITFDERGLVPVVAQDARTGEVLMLAWANAEALQLTRSTGRAHYWSRSRKSLWAKGETSGHVQEVEDVRMDCDGDAVLYRVRQTGPACHTGERSCFHRGIDGEAVGEGADARHMLERLDEIIATREQERPEGSYTTYLFTAGIDKVLKKVGEEATETVIAAKNGDNAELRSESADLLFHLMVLWRTRGLDAADVWGELERRFGQAPRPGSTAARASRSADGS encoded by the coding sequence ATGCCCTGGACGGACCAGATCACCTTCGACGAGCGCGGCCTGGTGCCCGTCGTCGCGCAGGACGCGCGCACGGGCGAGGTGCTGATGCTCGCGTGGGCCAACGCCGAAGCGCTGCAGCTCACCCGGAGCACGGGCCGCGCCCACTACTGGAGCCGGTCGCGCAAGTCGCTGTGGGCCAAGGGCGAAACCAGCGGCCACGTGCAGGAAGTGGAAGACGTGCGGATGGATTGCGACGGCGACGCCGTGCTGTACCGCGTCCGGCAGACGGGACCCGCCTGCCACACCGGCGAGCGGAGCTGCTTCCATCGGGGGATCGACGGCGAAGCGGTGGGCGAAGGGGCGGACGCGCGGCACATGCTGGAGCGGCTGGACGAGATCATCGCCACGCGCGAGCAGGAGCGGCCCGAGGGCTCGTACACCACGTACCTGTTCACCGCCGGCATCGACAAGGTGCTCAAGAAGGTGGGCGAAGAGGCCACCGAAACGGTGATCGCCGCCAAGAACGGCGACAACGCCGAGCTCCGCAGCGAATCCGCCGACCTGCTCTTTCACCTGATGGTGCTGTGGCGCACCCGCGGCCTGGATGCCGCCGACGTGTGGGGCGAGCTGGAGCGCCGCTTCGGGCAGGCGCCGCGCCCCGGCAGCACCGCGGCGCGCGCCAGCCGCTCGGCGGACGGATCCTGA
- a CDS encoding HNH endonuclease: MRDDASLRERIFARDGNRCVYCAGLFPPEQLSLDHVQPRARGGDNSPGNLVTACLACNTRKGHQPAWAWLAELPGERANFLRYGTAVWTRLRRAVEEAAKS; encoded by the coding sequence ATGAGGGACGACGCCAGCCTGCGCGAACGCATCTTTGCCCGCGACGGCAACCGGTGCGTGTACTGCGCCGGCCTGTTTCCCCCCGAGCAGCTTTCGCTGGACCACGTGCAGCCCCGCGCCCGTGGGGGAGACAACTCGCCCGGCAACCTGGTGACGGCCTGCCTGGCCTGCAACACGCGCAAGGGCCACCAGCCCGCCTGGGCCTGGCTGGCCGAGCTGCCTGGCGAGCGGGCCAACTTCCTGCGCTACGGCACCGCCGTGTGGACCCGCCTGCGCCGCGCCGTGGAGGAAGCGGCGAAATCCTGA
- the ilvA gene encoding threonine ammonia-lyase: MVTLQDIREARERIAGQVVLTPCTPSETFGEMFGGNAWFKFENLQRTGSFKERGALNRMLLMPEGDRARGVIAASAGNHAQGVAYHAARLGIPATIVMPERTPLVKVSATEKYGARVVLHGSVYDEAMVEALRIREEEGQTLIHPFDDPGIIAGQGTIGLEVLEQVPYVDVVVCAVGGGGIISGIATAIKETRPGVRVVGVESAALPAALRAREAGELVTIPPAETIAEGIAVRRIGENTFGHIERYVDELVVVSEEEIAAGVLLLLEREKTVAEAACATTVAAVVGGHVPDVAGKNVVMILSGGNIDVTLMSRIIDRGLVQDGRRATLRVRVKDRPGALAALTARLAETGANVLRLDHNRAMADLWVTEAEIDLMLELRGRDHLRQVIDSLQTGGFEVHPG; this comes from the coding sequence ATGGTTACGCTCCAGGACATCCGCGAGGCGCGGGAGCGCATCGCTGGGCAGGTGGTGCTCACCCCGTGCACGCCGTCGGAAACCTTCGGCGAGATGTTCGGCGGGAACGCGTGGTTCAAGTTCGAGAACCTTCAGCGCACCGGCAGCTTCAAGGAGCGCGGCGCGCTGAACCGCATGCTGCTGATGCCGGAGGGCGACCGCGCCCGCGGCGTGATCGCCGCCAGCGCCGGCAACCACGCGCAGGGCGTAGCCTACCACGCGGCGCGGCTGGGCATTCCCGCGACCATCGTGATGCCCGAGCGCACCCCGCTGGTGAAGGTGTCGGCGACGGAAAAGTACGGCGCGCGGGTGGTGCTGCACGGCTCCGTGTACGACGAGGCCATGGTCGAGGCCCTGCGCATCCGCGAGGAGGAGGGGCAGACGCTCATCCATCCCTTCGACGACCCCGGGATCATCGCGGGGCAGGGCACCATCGGGCTCGAGGTGCTGGAGCAGGTTCCCTACGTGGACGTGGTGGTGTGCGCCGTGGGCGGCGGGGGCATCATCTCAGGCATCGCCACGGCCATCAAGGAAACCCGCCCCGGCGTGCGCGTGGTGGGGGTGGAGTCGGCCGCGCTTCCCGCCGCGCTGCGCGCCCGGGAGGCGGGCGAGCTGGTGACCATCCCCCCGGCGGAAACCATCGCCGAGGGCATCGCCGTCCGCAGGATCGGCGAGAACACCTTCGGCCACATCGAGCGGTACGTCGACGAGCTGGTGGTGGTGAGCGAGGAAGAGATCGCCGCGGGGGTGCTGCTGCTGCTGGAGCGCGAAAAGACGGTGGCCGAGGCGGCGTGCGCCACCACGGTGGCGGCGGTGGTGGGCGGGCACGTGCCCGACGTGGCGGGAAAGAACGTGGTGATGATCCTGAGCGGGGGAAACATCGACGTCACGCTGATGTCGCGCATCATCGACCGCGGGCTGGTGCAGGACGGCCGGCGGGCCACCCTGCGGGTGCGGGTGAAGGACCGGCCGGGCGCCCTGGCGGCGCTGACGGCGCGGCTGGCGGAGACGGGGGCCAACGTGCTGCGGCTGGACCACAACCGCGCCATGGCCGACCTGTGGGTGACGGAGGCCGAGATCGACCTGATGCTGGAGCTGCGCGGGCGCGACCACCTGCGCCAGGTGATCGACTCGCTCCAGACGGGGGGATTCGAGGTGCACCCCGGATGA
- a CDS encoding CoA pyrophosphatase yields the protein MESQDTTHVPHPPEFTAVARALAARPPWEPMPELAVPRAAVALLLRLGREGLELLLIRRAERAGDPWSGHVALPGGREQPEDAAPEDTAARETREEVGIDVHAGGRLLGALEPVWPRSARAPNILVRPFVFAVPAGTRAVPNEEVDAAVWIPLAELRAPGAVTEHLLEMEGIGAMRFPALGTRGYVVWGLTHRIVSEFLALPLD from the coding sequence ATGGAATCACAGGACACGACTCACGTTCCCCATCCGCCGGAATTCACGGCCGTCGCGCGCGCCCTCGCGGCGCGCCCGCCGTGGGAGCCGATGCCCGAGCTGGCGGTTCCGCGGGCCGCGGTGGCGCTGCTGCTGCGCCTGGGCCGCGAGGGGCTGGAGCTGCTGCTGATCCGCCGCGCCGAGCGCGCGGGAGACCCGTGGTCCGGGCACGTGGCGCTGCCCGGGGGCCGGGAGCAGCCGGAAGACGCCGCGCCGGAAGACACGGCGGCGCGCGAAACCCGCGAAGAGGTGGGGATCGACGTGCACGCGGGCGGGCGGCTGCTGGGCGCGCTGGAGCCCGTGTGGCCCCGCTCCGCGCGGGCGCCGAACATCCTGGTGCGCCCCTTCGTGTTCGCCGTGCCCGCCGGCACCCGGGCGGTGCCCAACGAAGAGGTCGACGCGGCGGTGTGGATTCCACTCGCCGAGCTGCGGGCCCCGGGCGCCGTCACCGAGCACCTGCTGGAGATGGAGGGGATCGGGGCGATGCGGTTTCCGGCGCTGGGCACCCGCGGCTACGTGGTCTGGGGGCTCACCCACCGCATCGTTTCGGAGTTCCTGGCGCTGCCCCTGGACTGA
- a CDS encoding M42 family metallopeptidase, giving the protein MEDTSFEFLKRLLDAPGPSGFETAAARVWRAEAEAFAQGVTIDVAGNSYATIGREGGPRIMLAGHVDEIGLMVTHVDEEGFLYVDGIGGWDPQVLVGQRIRFLTRKGDVVGVVGKKPIHLIKPEEKEKAVKLSDLWVDVGARDRDGAVARGIRVGDPGVVDAGLIELGDGLIASRAVDNRIGAYVVLEVLRALSTGEADQAEVTAVATAQEEIGYHGGGARTSAYKLDPQIAIVVDLTFSTDAPGVEKKQVGEHKLGSGPVLSRGSAIHPIVFERLATLAEEEGIPYTIQGSPRMTSTDADAIYLQRAGVPTAVVSIPNRYMHSPNEVVDLADVDATIRLITAFCRSVTAEDDFIPR; this is encoded by the coding sequence ATGGAAGATACCTCGTTCGAGTTCCTGAAGCGCCTGCTCGACGCCCCCGGCCCGTCGGGCTTCGAAACCGCCGCCGCGCGCGTCTGGCGCGCCGAGGCCGAGGCGTTCGCGCAGGGCGTCACCATCGACGTCGCCGGAAACTCGTACGCCACCATCGGCCGGGAGGGCGGCCCGCGCATCATGCTGGCGGGGCACGTCGACGAGATCGGCCTGATGGTGACGCACGTGGACGAAGAAGGCTTCCTGTACGTGGACGGCATCGGCGGGTGGGACCCGCAGGTGCTGGTGGGCCAGCGGATCCGCTTCCTCACGCGGAAGGGCGACGTGGTGGGCGTGGTGGGCAAGAAGCCCATCCACCTGATCAAGCCCGAGGAAAAGGAAAAGGCCGTCAAGCTCAGCGACCTGTGGGTGGACGTGGGCGCGCGCGACCGCGACGGCGCGGTGGCCCGCGGCATCCGCGTGGGCGACCCCGGCGTGGTGGACGCGGGGCTGATCGAGTTGGGCGACGGCCTGATCGCCAGCCGCGCGGTGGACAACCGCATCGGCGCGTACGTGGTGCTGGAGGTGCTCCGCGCCCTCTCTACCGGCGAGGCCGACCAGGCCGAGGTGACGGCGGTGGCCACGGCGCAGGAGGAGATCGGCTACCACGGTGGCGGGGCGCGCACCTCGGCGTACAAGCTGGACCCGCAGATCGCCATCGTGGTGGACCTCACCTTCTCGACGGACGCGCCGGGGGTGGAAAAGAAGCAGGTGGGCGAGCACAAGCTGGGGAGCGGTCCCGTGCTGTCGCGCGGCTCGGCCATCCATCCCATCGTCTTCGAGCGGCTGGCCACTCTGGCCGAGGAAGAGGGCATCCCCTACACCATCCAGGGCAGCCCGCGGATGACCTCCACCGACGCCGACGCCATCTACCTGCAGCGCGCCGGCGTGCCCACGGCGGTCGTCTCGATCCCCAATCGGTACATGCACTCGCCGAACGAGGTGGTAGACCTGGCGGACGTGGACGCGACGATCCGCCTGATCACGGCGTTCTGCCGGTCGGTCACGGCCGAGGACGACTTCATTCCACGGTGA
- a CDS encoding type II toxin-antitoxin system RatA family toxin, protein MYTVDEILIRAPVDACFRAGADVERWPEWLPHYRYVRFQRRDGFGTGRVEMAARRGFGPLPWPVWWVSEMHLDAERPAVVYRHVDGITTGMDVEWTFHPQPDGRTLVRIVHGWKQGPRWPLPSPARRAVADAVIGPVFIHHVASRTLAGIKRHLEGG, encoded by the coding sequence ATGTACACCGTCGACGAAATCCTCATCCGCGCGCCCGTGGACGCGTGCTTCCGCGCGGGCGCGGACGTGGAGCGGTGGCCGGAGTGGCTGCCGCACTACCGCTACGTGCGCTTCCAGCGGCGGGACGGCTTCGGCACGGGACGCGTGGAGATGGCCGCGCGCCGCGGGTTCGGGCCCCTGCCCTGGCCCGTGTGGTGGGTGTCGGAGATGCACCTGGATGCCGAGCGGCCGGCCGTGGTCTACCGCCACGTGGACGGCATCACCACCGGCATGGACGTGGAGTGGACGTTCCATCCCCAGCCGGACGGCCGCACGCTGGTGCGCATCGTCCACGGGTGGAAGCAGGGGCCGCGCTGGCCCCTTCCCTCCCCGGCGCGCCGGGCGGTGGCCGACGCGGTGATCGGGCCCGTCTTCATCCACCACGTGGCCTCGCGCACGCTGGCCGGGATCAAGCGGCACCTGGAAGGCGGCTGA
- the fabF gene encoding beta-ketoacyl-ACP synthase II yields MSESSHSGARRVVITGIGAITPIGSGVEGFWDGLRKRESAVRKIDRFDPSPFRSHIAAQVNDFEPTDYMDRNRARRTERYAQFSLAASRQAIEDAALDPGSEDPDRVGVLMGSALGGVAYGENQFTGYVHKGVRGVDPMLALAVFNGAASCNVAIEFGFTGINSTNGMSCASGAIAIGDGWRAIRAGEADVVIAGGVEAPLAPLCYGAFAIIRAMSTRNDDPSRASRPFDADRDGFVMGEGAAVLVLEELEHARARGARIYAEVRGYGTSNDAHHMTAPRPDGSQAARAMRAALRTGGLQPGDVDVINAHGSSTPLNDSTESRVIRDVFGEHADGLKVSGTKGYHAHCLGATGALEAAISALSIQRGWVPPTLNLERAGDECDLAYVTGEGATMPVRTVVSNSFGFGGINAALAFGAVD; encoded by the coding sequence ATGAGCGAGTCCAGCCACAGCGGCGCGCGCCGTGTCGTCATCACCGGCATCGGCGCCATCACCCCCATCGGCAGCGGCGTCGAGGGGTTCTGGGACGGGCTGCGAAAGCGGGAAAGCGCCGTCCGCAAGATCGACCGCTTCGACCCGTCGCCCTTCCGCTCGCACATCGCCGCCCAGGTGAACGACTTCGAGCCGACGGACTACATGGACCGCAACCGCGCGCGCCGCACCGAGCGGTACGCGCAGTTCTCGCTGGCGGCGTCGCGCCAGGCCATCGAGGACGCCGCCCTGGATCCCGGCTCGGAAGACCCGGACCGCGTGGGCGTGCTGATGGGAAGCGCGCTGGGCGGCGTGGCGTACGGGGAGAACCAGTTCACCGGCTACGTCCACAAGGGCGTCCGCGGCGTGGACCCCATGCTCGCCCTGGCGGTGTTCAACGGCGCCGCCTCGTGCAACGTGGCCATCGAGTTCGGCTTCACGGGCATCAACTCCACGAACGGGATGAGCTGCGCCTCGGGCGCCATCGCCATCGGCGACGGGTGGCGCGCCATCCGCGCCGGCGAGGCCGACGTGGTGATCGCCGGCGGCGTCGAGGCCCCGCTGGCCCCGCTCTGCTACGGCGCCTTCGCCATCATCCGCGCCATGTCTACCCGCAACGACGACCCGTCGCGCGCCTCGCGCCCCTTCGACGCCGACCGCGACGGCTTCGTGATGGGCGAGGGCGCCGCCGTCCTGGTGCTGGAGGAGCTGGAGCACGCCCGCGCGCGGGGCGCCCGCATCTACGCCGAAGTGCGGGGATACGGCACCAGCAACGACGCGCACCACATGACGGCGCCGCGGCCCGACGGCAGCCAGGCGGCGCGGGCCATGCGCGCGGCGCTGCGCACGGGCGGGCTGCAGCCGGGGGACGTGGACGTGATCAACGCGCACGGCTCGTCCACCCCGCTGAACGACAGCACCGAGTCGCGGGTGATCCGCGACGTCTTCGGCGAGCACGCAGACGGGCTGAAGGTCAGCGGCACCAAGGGCTATCACGCCCACTGCCTGGGCGCCACCGGCGCGCTGGAAGCCGCCATCTCGGCGCTCTCCATCCAGCGCGGCTGGGTGCCGCCGACGCTGAACCTGGAGCGCGCGGGCGACGAGTGCGACCTGGCGTACGTCACCGGCGAGGGCGCCACGATGCCCGTGCGCACGGTGGTCTCCAACTCCTTCGGCTTCGGCGGCATCAACGCGGCCCTGGCCTTCGGCGCGGTGGACTGA
- a CDS encoding TonB-dependent receptor — MKHCWRAASLLLCALVLALALPGGAHAQGAVAGAISGRVTSAEAEGIAGAQITIRNQSTGLVRTVVTREDGRYRVPALPIGGPYTVSITAIGRAPQQRGGLQVALGQDLRVDFELATQALVLEGITVQAQRNPVLSPTNKGLQTAISDTAIQRLPTLNRNFTDFVRLAPQVSSSGPGLSGGGVNNRFNNIQIDGASANDLFGLGTTGQPGGQAGGKSISVESVKEYQILLSPFDVRQGNFAGLLVNAVTKSGTNDLTGSAYYYTRNEGLAREQDYIQKYEQTQYGFSLGGPIIRDRLHFFVNPEWQDRTVPASGPFFGQDTSANPKVLISSAQLDSFTTILNGYGIEPGSTGQVNNTNPLGNLFGRLDLQLPELNSRMVLRHNYVRAEDDNFSRSSSVFNLSSNGYFFESTSNSTVGQLFTNFTPDLYNELIVGLNTIRDSRTPNVRAPQITVDMGTQDLRAGGEASSQGNTLDQDIFEITNNLSWQRGAHRLDFGFKSEFYHIDNFFAQNSFGTYEFPSLAAFAAGNPNSFTLAANPRDPTASLPHAMFDASQLSFWVQDQFEPSERLSLTFGIRGDRPVIDDRPLFTAVVDSVFGRRTDQVPSGNLQLSPRVGFNWDVTGDSRTQLRGGVGVFVGRPAFVLLGNAFQNNGTGIALLTCNGTAGRTAPKFSPDPATQPTACGNGQGLASGIIGQVNLVDDDLRFPATLRASLAFDHELPGGFIASLEGLYTRASEQFFYQDINLKSPGGLVDASGAPITDRNGRTMFGTIAANGNATASRVSERFTQVVDVMNQSNDWAYNLTAGLQRRFQGGLEMRAFYTHTRARDVISATSSTAQSQYRFGRVLSGPHTDRSVSISAFDQPHRISLSGVYNLPWDRFPTSLSVIYSGTSGDPFTYVYGASSSTRGDLNADGFNGNDPLYVPLNALDPNEIRFQTLTSNNITYTPTQQAEAFEQFIKESNCLSEQRGQILKRNTCRNGWRNSVDVSLRQAVPTFGRQNFSVQVDVFNFLNLLNEDWGIQRSASGQSTANLLTHVAQSSADIRTAVPVVQFNPTFQQFLTESLSSNYQIQLSGRYSF; from the coding sequence ATGAAACACTGCTGGAGGGCGGCAAGCCTCCTGCTGTGCGCGCTGGTGCTGGCCCTTGCGCTACCGGGCGGTGCCCACGCGCAGGGAGCCGTCGCCGGTGCCATCAGCGGCCGCGTCACCTCGGCCGAGGCCGAGGGGATCGCGGGAGCTCAGATCACCATCCGCAACCAGTCCACCGGCCTGGTGCGCACGGTGGTCACGCGCGAAGACGGACGCTACCGCGTGCCGGCCCTTCCCATCGGCGGGCCGTACACGGTGAGCATCACCGCCATCGGGCGGGCGCCGCAGCAGCGCGGCGGCCTTCAGGTGGCCCTGGGGCAGGACCTGCGGGTAGACTTCGAGCTGGCCACGCAGGCCCTGGTGCTGGAAGGCATCACGGTGCAGGCGCAGCGCAACCCGGTGCTGTCGCCCACCAACAAGGGGCTGCAGACGGCCATCTCCGACACGGCCATCCAGCGGCTTCCCACGCTGAACCGCAACTTCACCGACTTCGTGCGGCTGGCGCCCCAGGTGTCCAGCAGCGGCCCCGGCCTGTCGGGCGGCGGCGTGAACAACCGGTTCAACAACATCCAGATCGACGGCGCCAGCGCCAACGACCTCTTCGGCCTGGGCACCACCGGCCAGCCGGGCGGCCAGGCGGGCGGCAAGTCCATCTCGGTGGAGTCGGTGAAGGAGTACCAGATCCTGCTGTCGCCCTTCGACGTGCGGCAGGGCAACTTCGCCGGCCTGCTGGTGAACGCGGTGACCAAGAGCGGCACCAACGACCTGACCGGCTCCGCGTACTACTACACGCGCAACGAGGGCCTGGCGCGCGAGCAGGACTACATCCAGAAGTACGAGCAGACGCAGTACGGCTTCTCCCTGGGCGGCCCCATCATCCGCGACCGGCTTCACTTCTTCGTGAATCCCGAGTGGCAGGACCGCACGGTGCCCGCTTCCGGCCCCTTCTTCGGGCAGGACACCTCGGCCAACCCCAAGGTGCTGATCAGCTCGGCCCAGCTGGACTCGTTCACCACCATCCTGAACGGCTACGGCATCGAGCCCGGCAGCACGGGGCAGGTGAACAACACCAACCCGCTGGGCAACTTGTTCGGCCGGCTGGACCTGCAGCTGCCGGAGCTGAACAGCCGGATGGTGCTGCGCCACAACTACGTTCGCGCCGAGGACGACAACTTCAGCCGCTCGTCGAGCGTCTTCAACCTGTCGAGCAACGGCTACTTCTTCGAGTCGACGAGCAACTCGACCGTGGGCCAGCTGTTCACCAACTTTACGCCCGACCTGTACAACGAGCTGATCGTCGGCCTGAACACCATCCGCGACTCGCGCACGCCCAACGTCCGCGCGCCGCAGATCACCGTCGACATGGGCACGCAGGACCTGCGCGCCGGTGGTGAGGCGAGCTCGCAGGGCAACACGCTGGACCAGGACATCTTCGAGATCACGAACAACCTGAGCTGGCAGCGCGGCGCGCACCGGCTGGACTTCGGCTTCAAGAGCGAGTTCTACCACATCGACAACTTCTTCGCCCAGAACTCGTTCGGCACCTACGAGTTCCCGAGCCTGGCGGCGTTCGCGGCGGGCAACCCGAACAGCTTCACGCTGGCGGCCAACCCGCGCGACCCCACGGCCTCGCTGCCGCACGCGATGTTCGACGCGTCGCAGCTGAGCTTCTGGGTGCAGGACCAGTTCGAGCCCAGCGAGCGCCTGTCGCTGACCTTCGGCATCCGCGGCGACCGCCCGGTGATCGACGACCGGCCACTGTTCACGGCTGTCGTGGACTCGGTGTTCGGCCGCCGCACCGACCAGGTGCCCTCGGGCAACCTGCAGCTGTCGCCGCGCGTGGGCTTCAACTGGGACGTGACCGGCGACAGCCGCACGCAGCTTCGCGGCGGCGTGGGCGTGTTCGTGGGACGCCCGGCGTTCGTGCTGCTGGGCAACGCCTTCCAGAACAACGGCACCGGCATCGCCCTGCTCACCTGCAACGGCACCGCCGGGCGCACGGCGCCGAAGTTCAGCCCGGACCCCGCCACGCAGCCCACGGCCTGCGGCAACGGGCAGGGGCTGGCCAGCGGCATCATCGGCCAGGTGAACCTGGTGGACGACGACCTCCGCTTCCCGGCGACGCTCCGTGCCTCGCTGGCGTTCGACCACGAGCTTCCCGGTGGCTTCATCGCCTCGCTCGAGGGCCTCTACACGCGGGCTTCGGAGCAGTTCTTCTACCAGGACATCAACCTGAAGAGCCCCGGCGGGCTGGTTGACGCCAGCGGCGCGCCGATCACCGACCGCAACGGGCGGACGATGTTCGGCACCATCGCCGCGAACGGCAACGCAACGGCGTCGCGCGTGTCGGAGCGGTTCACGCAGGTGGTCGACGTGATGAACCAGTCCAACGACTGGGCGTACAACCTGACGGCCGGCCTGCAGCGCCGCTTCCAGGGCGGGCTGGAGATGCGTGCCTTCTACACGCACACGCGGGCTCGCGACGTGATCTCGGCCACCAGCAGCACGGCCCAGTCGCAGTACCGCTTCGGCCGCGTGCTCAGCGGGCCGCACACCGACCGGTCGGTGAGCATCTCGGCGTTCGACCAGCCGCACCGGATCTCGCTGTCGGGCGTGTACAACCTGCCGTGGGACCGTTTCCCCACGTCGCTGTCGGTGATCTACAGCGGCACCTCGGGCGATCCGTTCACCTACGTGTACGGTGCCAGCAGCTCCACCCGCGGCGACCTGAACGCCGACGGGTTCAACGGCAACGACCCGCTGTACGTGCCGCTGAACGCGCTGGACCCGAACGAGATCCGGTTCCAGACGCTGACGTCGAACAACATCACCTACACCCCCACCCAGCAGGCGGAGGCGTTCGAGCAGTTCATCAAGGAGTCGAACTGCCTGAGCGAGCAGCGCGGCCAGATCCTGAAGCGCAACACCTGCCGCAACGGCTGGAGAAACTCCGTCGACGTTTCGCTGCGCCAGGCGGTGCCCACGTTCGGTCGCCAGAACTTCTCCGTGCAGGTGGACGTGTTCAACTTCCTGAACCTGCTCAACGAGGACTGGGGCATTCAGCGCAGCGCCTCGGGCCAGTCGACGGCCAACCTGCTGACCCACGTGGCCCAGTCGAGCGCCGACATCCGCACGGCGGTTCCGGTGGTGCAGTTCAACCCCACGTTCCAGCAGTTCCTGACGGAGTCGCTGAGTTCGAACTACCAGATCCAGCTTTCGGGCCGCTACAGCTTCTAA
- a CDS encoding pyridoxal-phosphate dependent enzyme, translating into MTTSVLDLAFSRPRHARPYGTVLETIGWTPLIRLNRVAEGIRTPVYGKAEFMNPGGSVKDRIGPAIIEAAEAAGTLRPGGTVVEGTSGNTGVGLALAAAIKGYRCIFTIPDKMSQEKVRLLKAFGAEVIVTPTAVAPDHPDNYVMMAKRIAEETPNAILANQFYNQANPAAHYRTTGPEIWEQSEGRVTHFVSAAGTGGTITGVGRYLKEKNPEVRIVGGDPVGSIIRGYWETGVKPESAPYKVEGIGQDKIPGTLDMSIVDEWRSVDDRSAMTMARRLTREEGLFVGGSTGLIAHLALELAREIDDPEALVVCLLCDTGERYLSKVFNDEWMRENQLLEPARVRAADMVAGKSDGAPREIVSVAPETPVRQALGLITQHDVSQLPVVAEGDCVGHLAETTLMARVLEDMTLLDKSVQHLMDPPLPVVDAHVDLPGVARLLSRQNPAVLVRRNGRLEGIITRHDVLRYMTAGR; encoded by the coding sequence ATGACCACGTCTGTGCTGGACCTCGCCTTTTCGCGCCCGCGCCACGCGCGGCCGTACGGCACCGTGCTCGAGACCATCGGGTGGACGCCGCTGATCCGCCTGAACCGCGTGGCCGAGGGCATCCGCACGCCCGTGTACGGCAAGGCCGAGTTCATGAACCCCGGCGGCAGCGTCAAGGACCGCATCGGGCCGGCCATCATCGAGGCGGCGGAGGCGGCGGGGACGCTGCGCCCCGGCGGCACCGTGGTCGAGGGCACCAGCGGCAACACCGGCGTGGGGCTGGCGCTGGCCGCGGCCATCAAGGGCTACCGCTGCATCTTCACCATCCCGGACAAGATGAGCCAGGAAAAGGTGAGGCTGCTCAAGGCCTTTGGCGCGGAGGTGATCGTCACCCCCACGGCCGTGGCGCCCGACCATCCCGACAACTACGTCATGATGGCCAAGCGCATCGCCGAGGAAACGCCCAACGCCATCCTGGCCAACCAGTTCTACAACCAGGCCAACCCCGCGGCGCACTACCGGACCACCGGGCCGGAGATCTGGGAGCAGAGCGAGGGGCGGGTGACGCACTTCGTTTCGGCTGCGGGCACCGGCGGCACCATCACCGGCGTGGGGCGCTACCTCAAGGAAAAGAACCCGGAGGTCCGCATCGTCGGCGGCGATCCCGTGGGCTCCATCATCCGCGGCTACTGGGAAACGGGCGTCAAGCCCGAGTCGGCGCCGTACAAGGTGGAAGGGATCGGGCAGGACAAGATCCCGGGAACGCTCGACATGTCCATCGTCGACGAGTGGCGCTCGGTGGACGACCGTTCGGCGATGACGATGGCCCGGCGGCTGACCCGCGAGGAGGGGCTGTTCGTGGGCGGCAGCACCGGGCTGATCGCCCACCTGGCGCTGGAGCTGGCGCGCGAGATCGACGACCCGGAGGCGCTGGTGGTGTGCCTGCTCTGCGACACGGGCGAGCGCTACCTGTCGAAGGTGTTCAACGACGAGTGGATGCGCGAAAACCAGCTGCTGGAGCCGGCCCGCGTCCGCGCGGCCGACATGGTGGCCGGCAAGAGTGACGGGGCGCCCCGGGAGATCGTCTCGGTGGCGCCGGAGACCCCGGTGCGGCAGGCGCTGGGGCTGATCACGCAGCACGACGTGTCGCAGCTTCCCGTGGTGGCCGAGGGCGACTGCGTGGGCCACCTGGCCGAGACCACGCTGATGGCCCGCGTGCTGGAGGACATGACCCTTCTCGACAAGTCGGTGCAGCACCTGATGGACCCGCCGCTGCCGGTGGTGGACGCGCACGTGGACCTGCCGGGGGTGGCGCGGCTGCTGTCGCGCCAGAACCCCGCGGTGCTGGTGCGCCGCAACGGGCGGCTGGAGGGGATCATCACCCGCCACGACGTGCTGCGGTACATGACGGCGGGGCGGTAG
- a CDS encoding energy transducer TonB, giving the protein MNRLSAVLLAAAALAACEREPVVETAPRQLTPPPFQYPEELWDAGVQGKTVLSIRVSEQGTVDSVKVDTTSGHKGFDSAAVAGTRELRFAPATRGGAPVARWVVLPVEFQIEPSDSAATAAPDAATP; this is encoded by the coding sequence ATGAACCGCCTTTCCGCCGTCCTGCTGGCCGCCGCGGCGCTCGCCGCCTGCGAGCGCGAGCCCGTCGTCGAGACGGCGCCCCGCCAGCTGACGCCGCCCCCCTTCCAGTATCCCGAAGAACTCTGGGACGCGGGGGTGCAGGGCAAGACGGTGCTCAGCATCCGCGTGAGCGAGCAGGGCACGGTCGATTCGGTGAAGGTCGACACCACCAGCGGCCACAAGGGCTTCGACTCGGCCGCCGTAGCCGGGACCCGCGAGCTTCGCTTCGCCCCCGCCACGCGCGGCGGCGCCCCCGTGGCCCGCTGGGTGGTGCTGCCGGTGGAGTTCCAGATCGAGCCTTCCGATTCCGCGGCCACCGCCGCCCCCGACGCAGCGACACCATGA